From a region of the Sminthopsis crassicaudata isolate SCR6 chromosome 6, ASM4859323v1, whole genome shotgun sequence genome:
- the LOC141547604 gene encoding LOW QUALITY PROTEIN: mas-related G-protein coupled receptor member X2-like (The sequence of the model RefSeq protein was modified relative to this genomic sequence to represent the inferred CDS: inserted 1 base in 1 codon), which yields MRIPSLLIALAGLAGNGAVLWLLGFRVRRTPFSVYILNLAAADALFLCCSLLIFIEKLVRYIGVSLIFNIIMCLRYIFYTAGLSLLAAISTERCLSALFPLWYRCRRPKRTSATICAGIWALPSLLRIARFIVCVFMRNLQILRNRNFCPNFNYIQIAWFLLLLCVLCVSSLTLVLRVQCSSQRRQPPRLYLLVLLTVLVFLLCGLPMGIRYLLNRLFKIRLPYRLLYLLACVSSSANPFIYFALGSRRLKRREPLKVVLQRALGEERXGGSMRATPPANTLETSF from the exons ATGCGGATCCCCTCTCTGCTCATTGCCCTGGCTGGGCTGGCGGGGAACGGCGCCGTCCTGTGGCTCCTGGGCTTCCGCGTCCGGAGGACCCCCTTCTCCGTCTACATCCTCAACCTGGCGGCGGCCGACGCGCTCTTCCTCTGCTGCTCCCTGCTGATTTTCATAGAAAAATTGGTTAGATATATTGGTGTTTCATTAATATTCAACATAATAATGTGCCTCAGATACATCTTCTACACGGCGGGCCTGAGCCTCCTGGCGGCGATCAGCACCGAGCGCTGTCTCTCCGCGCTCTTCCCGCTCTGGTACCGCTGTCGCCGCCCCAAGCGCACGTCTGCTACAATCTGCGCCGGGATCTGGGCTCTGCCCAGTCTCCTCAGGATAGCACGTTTTATAGTGTGTGTTTTTATGCGTAACCTCCAGATCTTGCGTAACCGCAACTTCTGCCCCAACTTCAACTACATCCAGATCGCCTGGTTCCTCCTGCTCTTGTGCGTCCTGTGCGTGTCCAGCCTGACCCTGGTGCTGAGGGTCCAGTGCAGCTCCCAGCGCCGGCAGCCCCCCAGGCTCTACCTGCTGGTCCTGCTCACGGTGCTCGTGTTCCTGCTCTGCGGCCTGCCCATGGGGATCAGATATTTACTAAACCGCTTGTTCAAAATCCGCTTGCCCTACAGGCTCCTTTACCTCCTGGCCTGTGTGAGCAGCAGTGCGAATCCCTTCATTTATTTCGCCCTGGGCAGCCGAAGGCTCAAGCGGAGGGAGCCGCTCAAGGTGGTCCTCCAAAGGGCCCTGGGAGAGGAGC GAGGGGGGAGTATGAGGGCCACGCCCCCCGCCAACACCCTGGAGACTTCATTCTGA